One region of Methanobrevibacter thaueri genomic DNA includes:
- the top6B gene encoding DNA topoisomerase VI subunit B — translation MAQQGIDWDEDFDRLTPSQFFRKNKQMLGFTGKIRSLTIVFHELITNSFDACEEAGILPDIDIELKRVDKEHYILRHKDNGPGIPEDYVMQVYCMMFAGSKFRNIQSRGQQGLGCSGCVLLSQMTTGKPARVISCYKEGDEIKGVKMKFQMDVENNRGILMEREDYPAESTGVCIELQFKDVSYSLAEQGAFEYIRRTMIGNPHAKITFRDPSGHKYIFKRAADVVPVQPKEVLPHPKGVSADDLMTMAKNTDSRRYKSMLTSSLSRMSAKRVDEIAEMTGIDMNKRPKAMTFPEAEAIVHCFKKMKFMAPPTDGLIPIGSEQIEKGMKQILHPEFVTTITRKPVTYAGGVSFIIEAGLAYGGNSGRVVNEKRKSEIMRFANRVPLTFDAGSCAITEALKSIDWKRYGLKDMDNTPLTLFVNIISTQVPYLSTGKQSVSPEPEIVHEIRQATMKLARQLQKHIRAKRAAKEKEKRSKVFEEYVPVIIEEAAKLGETGVPEYQEVLAKVTKRALAELLGEKVEEEEEEEEYDAIIMEEVDEFGHVVEQGNSTLDNFIDDDADDDFEE, via the coding sequence TTGGCTCAACAAGGTATTGATTGGGATGAAGACTTTGACAGGTTAACCCCATCCCAGTTCTTTAGAAAAAACAAACAGATGTTGGGATTCACCGGTAAAATTCGTTCTTTAACTATTGTATTCCACGAACTGATTACAAACAGTTTTGACGCATGTGAAGAAGCAGGAATATTGCCTGATATCGACATCGAATTAAAGCGTGTTGACAAGGAACATTATATCTTAAGACACAAGGATAATGGTCCAGGAATTCCTGAAGATTACGTAATGCAAGTATACTGTATGATGTTTGCAGGATCAAAATTCAGAAACATTCAATCCAGAGGACAGCAAGGTTTAGGTTGTAGTGGTTGTGTTCTCTTATCACAAATGACTACAGGTAAGCCTGCTCGTGTAATTTCATGCTACAAGGAAGGGGATGAAATTAAAGGAGTGAAAATGAAATTCCAAATGGATGTTGAAAACAACCGTGGAATTCTAATGGAAAGGGAAGACTATCCTGCTGAAAGTACTGGAGTATGCATTGAATTACAATTCAAGGATGTTTCATACTCTCTTGCAGAACAAGGTGCTTTTGAATACATCAGAAGAACCATGATTGGAAACCCACATGCAAAAATCACATTCAGAGACCCATCAGGACACAAATACATCTTTAAAAGGGCGGCTGACGTTGTACCAGTACAACCAAAAGAAGTATTGCCTCACCCTAAAGGTGTAAGCGCTGACGATTTAATGACAATGGCTAAAAACACAGACAGCAGAAGATACAAAAGTATGTTAACTTCATCATTGTCAAGGATGTCCGCAAAAAGGGTTGATGAAATAGCGGAAATGACTGGAATTGACATGAACAAACGTCCAAAAGCCATGACATTCCCTGAAGCAGAAGCTATCGTTCACTGCTTTAAGAAAATGAAATTCATGGCACCGCCAACAGACGGACTTATACCAATCGGATCCGAACAAATAGAAAAAGGTATGAAACAAATCCTTCATCCTGAATTTGTAACAACAATCACAAGAAAACCTGTAACCTATGCAGGTGGTGTTTCATTCATTATTGAAGCAGGTCTTGCTTATGGTGGAAATTCCGGAAGAGTCGTCAATGAGAAAAGAAAATCTGAAATCATGAGATTCGCAAACAGGGTTCCACTGACATTTGACGCAGGAAGCTGTGCAATTACTGAAGCGCTCAAAAGTATTGATTGGAAACGTTACGGTCTTAAAGACATGGATAACACTCCATTAACATTATTTGTCAATATTATTTCAACTCAAGTGCCTTACCTTTCAACAGGTAAGCAAAGTGTTTCACCTGAACCTGAAATCGTTCATGAAATCAGACAGGCCACCATGAAATTGGCTCGTCAATTACAAAAACATATCCGTGCCAAAAGAGCAGCCAAAGAAAAGGAAAAACGTTCCAAAGTATTCGAGGAATACGTTCCTGTCATTATTGAAGAAGCTGCAAAACTTGGTGAAACCGGAGTTCCCGAATACCAAGAAGTGCTTGCAAAAGTTACCAAAAGGGCTCTTGCAGAATTGCTTGGTGAGAAAGTTGAGGAAGAAGAGGAAGAAGAAGAATACGATGCAATCATCATGGAAGAGGTTGATGAGTTCGGACATGTTGTTGAACAAGGCAACTCCACATTAGATAATTTCATTGATGATGATGCGGATGATGATTTTGAGGAATAG